From Hippoglossus stenolepis isolate QCI-W04-F060 chromosome 4, HSTE1.2, whole genome shotgun sequence, a single genomic window includes:
- the LOC118106794 gene encoding zona pellucida-like domain-containing protein 1 → MALYLCLPLLVALLHPALCLYNCTSEYERTPDSSDLTVDCGTNMITLEINLCTAQWAGFNTTNLSLNGAHNNTACMGSVDTSVAPPVIRYLLPVNHSLDNSCRQSLQIVDKTPDPTGPFASFRNIQAVVITGFIDTPRSDQGLISYSTDLYYHFSCSYPLEYLINNTQIVSSSVSVATNDNNGTFINALEMAVFNDSNYIHPLVLPPAGLQLRTRIYVEVKAVNLTGNFHVLLDHCFSTPTTYNMSQYEQHNFFVGCSVDQRSNVTNNGLSMVARFNFEAFRFVQHRDQEKSSIYLHCILRLCEPNKCQELVSACNTRRKRSVTPFGEESKESATVSVGPLYTAPESSGVASEEDAVDVTGLAVGVVFGSAAAALLVLGGWFVLKKFYWAGGLRAFD, encoded by the exons ctctgctggtggCACTCCTGCATCCTGCTCTGTGTCTCTACAACTGCACCTCCGAGTATGAGAGGACACCAG ACAGCTCAGACTTGACGGTCGACTGTGGAACCAACATGATCACCCTGGAGATCAACCTGTGCACGGCTCAGTGGGCAGGCTTCAACACCACAAACCTGTCTCTGAACGGGGCCCACAACAACACGGCGTGCATGGGCTCCGTCGACACCAGCGTGGCCCCCCCAGTCATCCGTTACCTTCTCCCTGTCAACCACAGTCTGGATAACTCCTGTCGCCAGTCTCTGCAG ATTGTGGACAAGACCCCGGATCCCACAGGCCCCTTCGCCAGCTTCCGAAACATCCAGGCTGTTGTCATCACAGGCTTCATTGACACACCCAGATCTGACCAGGGGCTGATCAGCTACTCCACCGACCTCTACTATCACTTCTCCTGCAGCTACCCGCTGGAGTACCTcatcaacaacacacagattGTGTC CTCCTCTGTCTCGGTGGCGACCAACGATAACAATGGAACGTTCATTAATGCATTGGAAATGGCTGTTTTTAAT GACTCAAACTACATCCACCCGTTAGTGTTGCCTCCAGCAGGACTCCAGCTGCGAACCAGGATCTATGTGGAGGTCAAGGCCGTCAACCTCACAGGAAA TTTCCATGTCCTGCTGGATCACTGCTTCAGTACTCCCACTACTTACAACATGTCGCAGTACGAGCAGCACAACTTCTTCGTCGG CTGCTCAGTGGACCAGAGGTCAAACGTGACAAACAATGGCCTTTCCATGGTGGCCAGGTTCAACTTTGAGGCTTTCCGCTTCGTGCAGCACCGTGACCAGGAAAAGTCCAGCATCTATCTGCACTGCATACTGAGACTCTGTGAGCCCAACAAATGTCAAGAGCTGGTGTCT gCCTGCAACACCAGAAGAAAAAGATCTGTGACTCCTTTCGGTGAAGAAAGCAAAGAATCGGCCACTGTTTCAGTCGGACCTCTTTACACTGCTCCAGAAA GTAGTGGCGTGGCATCAGAGGAGGATGCCGTGGACGTGACGGGCCTGGCGGTCGGGGTCGTGTTTGGCTCAGCGGCTGCTGCCCTGCTGGTTCTGGGCGGCTGGTTTGTCCTGAAGAAGTTTTACTGGGCGGGAGGATTACGTGCCTTTGATTGA
- the zgc:162608 gene encoding uncharacterized protein zgc:162608 has protein sequence MHRKAVIFALSFLTISAYPLHRDTREATWTDSKANQAHDKTDLTKDVNNLYKSHLDSSSLYNKEDDHNTNPVVEEMQRKLIMESERLRTRLRQELAELQERLSSSPAHLSSTLASLRELLAPLTQQLQSSLSSNTQELCGQLSLYLQDLDTADARAEAQAETGSAARHQETFHWMTQVLDGSSSKLANVITDFHSKTAGVIERFTEISANEEDAARSDVWQVMSSRLGQEVSSLRGETQNMVGALKEGLAALLETSVPSEAKVTASVEWFCQKAASLGQVFQIRMEKLFQELEEQRASSLSPSSSSSSSTQPAGSLQEDFSVKLSALIQDILHSV, from the exons atgcatcGAAAAGCTGTGATCTTCGCCCTGTCATTCTTGACAATTTCAG CGTACCCACTGCACCGTGACACCAGGGAAGCAACCTGGACTGATTCCAAAGCAAACCAGGCTCATGACAAGACAGACCTCACAAAGGATGTGAA taATCTCTACAAAAGTCACCTGGACAGCAGCAGCCTTTACAACAAAGAGGATGACCACAACACAAACCCTGTGGTAGAAGAGATGCAGCGCAAACTCATCATGGAGTCAGAGCGTCTGCGTACCCGTCTGCGCCAAGAGCTGGCCGAGCTGCAGGAGAGGTTGTCCTCATCTCCAGCCCACCTCAGCTCCACCCTGGCCAGCCTCAGGGAGCTCTTGGCTCCCCTCACCCAGCAGCTTCAGAGCTCCCTCAGTAGCAACACCCAAGAACTGTGCGGCCAGCTGAGCCTCTACCTGCAGGACCTGGATACAGCAGATGCCCGGGCAGAGGCCCAGGCAGAGACCGGCAGTGCGGCTCGCCACCAGGAAACCTTCCACTGGATGACACAAGTCCTGGACGGCAGCAGTTCCAAGCTGGCCAACGTCATCACTGACTTCCATAGTAAAACTGCCGGGGTGATTGAACGTTTCACAGAGATCAGTGCTAACGAGGAGGACGCAGCCAGGTCAGATGTCTGGCAGGTGATGAGCTCCAGGTTGGGACAGGAAGTGAGTTCACTGAGGGGGGAGACACAGAACATGGTGGGGGCTCTGAAAGAAGGGCTCGCTGCTCTGCTGGAAACCTCAGTACCTTCTGAAGCTAAAGTGACAGCGAGTGTGGAGTGGTTCTGCCAGAAGGCTGCCTCACTGGGCCAAGTGTTTCAGATCCGGATGGAGAAGTTGtttcaggagctggaggagcagagagccTCCagcctgtctccctcctcttcctcctcttcgtccacGCAGCCTGCTGGCTCTCTGCAGGAGGACTTTTCCGTTAAACTCTCAGCTCTGATCCAAGACATTCTGCACTCAGTGTAG